Proteins encoded by one window of Aphidius gifuensis isolate YNYX2018 linkage group LG2, ASM1490517v1, whole genome shotgun sequence:
- the LOC122849744 gene encoding insulin-like growth factor-binding protein complex acid labile subunit — protein MMVNVDEDAVLEEQTDDEMRPLVDELKLQGQVANEPFDNDISKKQSTIETITYKEYFCDPSFVFYIENICDDSSTTEIDMSNKKLTSLPRGLLDKLDLLVELNLESNQLTHLDANVFTNLVNLNELKINDNNLESLPQELFNGLKSLRWLDLESNQLEYLEPKIFNNLSNLQYLDLKRNQLTLLPEELFIGLTSLHWLHLESNKLTSLQPDTFNDLSNLYKLNLNNNKLTILPRGVFNELKSLKKLYLQSNNLESLLPDTFKTLSNLDELKINNNSLKRFPPNIFNGLNSLTWLYLDSNQLENFNIDSNIFKNLSNLEYLDLKNNCLRTVPQLDGLKSLRWLHLNSNKLTYMGYYGFFDFSKLWEFKINDNCFKTLSRYTFKNMELLNSLNLESNKLEHLEPNIFENLLSLYKLNISRNKLTCLPHDVFHTLICLSHLSLGWNKLMTLEPDIFDSLSNLNELRINNNDLTSLPKDIFNKLESLIMLDLNSNKLTSFEAETFNNLSNITYLDISKNNLTFLPPGIFDGLKSLRRLNLSSNQLTYLGSNIFNDLTNLYELKLNGNYLTILSQEIFNGLESLEDLDLQSNKLTIIEPNTFSSLVNLKEVDLSQNNLTTLSPGVFNELKSLRQLNLQSNKLTSLEPNTFQHLSKLAFLNISVNKLTHLSQEIFNGLESLYCLDLYSNYLTSVKPDTFSNLPKLKILYMNKNISPDISTDNFN, from the exons atgatgGTTAATGTTGATGAAGATGCTGTGTTAGAAGAACAAACAGATGATGAAATGAGACCActtgttgatgaattaaaattacaaggtCAAGTTGCAAATGAACCATTTGATAATGACATATCTAAAAAGCAATCAACAATTGAAa caATAACATACAAAGAATACTTTTGTGATccaagttttgttttttacattgaaaatatttgtgatGATTCTTCAACCACAGAAATTGATATgagtaacaaaaaattaacatcacTTCCACGTGGATTGTTAGATAAATTAGATTTACTTGTTGAGTTAAATTTGGAATCAAATCAATTGACACATCTTGATGCCAATGTATTCACCAACTTGGTCAATctcaatgaattaaaaatcaatgacaataatttaGAATCACTTCCACAAGAATTATTTAATGGATTAAAATCATTACGTTGGTTGGATTTAGAATCAAATCAACTGGAATATCTTGAgcctaaaattttcaataacttGTCAAATCTTCaatatttagatttaaaaCGAAATCAATTAACACTTCTTCCagaagaattatttattggcTTGACATCACTACATTGGTTACACTTGGAATCAAATAAACTTACAAGTCTTCAGCCTGATACCTTCAATGATTTATCTAATCTCtacaaactaaatttaaataataataaattaacaattcttCCACGTGgtgtatttaatgaattaaaatctctaaaaaaattgtatttacaaTCAAACAATTTGGAAAGTCTTCTGCCTGATACCTTCAAAACTTTGTCCAATCTCgatgaattaaaaatcaataataatagtttgaaAAGATTTCCACCAAATATATTCAATGGATTAAATTCACTGACTTGGTTATACTTGGATTCAAATCAACtggaaaattttaacattgactctaacattttcaaaaacttgtcaaatcttgaatatttagatttaaaaaataattgtttaagaACCGTTCCACAATTGGATGGCTTGAAATCACTACGTTGGTTGCATTTAAACTCAAATAAACTGACATATATGGGGTATTATGGGTTCTTTGACTTTTCCAAACTCTGggaatttaaaatcaatgataattgttttaaaactCTTTCACgctatacttttaaaaatatggagCTACTGAATTCGTTGAATTTAGAATCAAATAAACTGGAACATCTTGAGcctaatatttttgaaaacttACTCAGCCTGTACAAATTAAACATCAGTAGAAACAAGTTAACTTGTCTACCACATGATGTATTTCATACATTAATATGTCTGAGTCATTTGTCATTGGGCTGGAACAAACTTATGACTCTTGAGCCTGATATTTTTGATAGCTTGTCTAATCTCAACGAGTTGagaatcaataataatgatttaacatCACTtccaaaagatatatttaataaattggaaTCTCTGATTATGTTggatttaaattcaaacaaactaaCAAGTTTTGAGGCTGAAACATTTAACAATTTGTCCAATATCACCTATTTAGATATcagcaaaaataatttaacatttcttCCACCTGGAATTTTTGATGGATTGAAATCACTACGTCGTTTAAATTTGTCATCAAATCAATTGACATATCTTGGgtctaatattttcaatgacttGACCAATCTTTATGAATTAAAACTCAatggtaattatttaacaatccTTTcacaagaaatatttaatggATTGGAATCTCTAGAAGACTTGGATTTACAATCAAACAAGCTGACAATTATTGAGCCAAATACTTTTAGCAGTTTGGTCAATCTTAAAGAGGTAGATTTgagtcaaaataatttaacaactcTTTCACCAGGAGTATTCAATGAATTGAAATCTTTaagacaattaaatttacaatcaaaCAAACTGACAAGTCTTGAGCCAAATACTTTTCAACACTTGTCCAAACtggcatttttaaatatcagtgttaataaattaacacatCTTTCACAAGAAATATTCAATGGATTGGAATCTCTATATTGTTTAGATTTATACTCAAATTATCTGACAAGTGTTAAGCCTGATACCTTCAGCAACTTGCCaaaacttaaaattttatatatgaataaaaatattagccCAGACATTTCAACTGACAACTTTAATTAA
- the LOC122850649 gene encoding chaoptin-like, protein MMMMTRSIIIAVLINCLIGGALSTRYYEYRDIVSYCSITEDHVLPAIYSLPDDQSIARKQTCHKYFCNSSTIYYEPYTCSRYLKPFHRLSRRNLTSLPSDIFYGFDNAGDVIFSENNLTTLEPDLFSNLTEIESIFLDDNKLTSLPKNIFKGLTKLKRVSLKLNNLTRLDSTIFKDLISLDVLDLSNNNLTYIPQCIFDSLTKLTYLTLESNKLTHIKPDLFYYLGNLKYLLLRNNKLTYLPQLFKNLYKLEILHLQNNNLTFLSREMFTRLTSLIGLNVRSNTLIHLELDTFNNFYNLQSLDLSYNNLTHLPIDIFNNNKELGDLCLQSNKFSEIKPQVFNNLTQLYQLNIQNNQLKNNNKIMVNVDEDVVLEEQTADDEMRPLVDELKLQGQVADEPFDNDKQSTIKTTAYKEYFCDPTSVFYMENVCSSTKAIDMSKKKLTSLPKRVFNGLDLLCELNLELNQLTHLVANVFTNLVNLNELKINANDLQSLPQESFNGLKSLRWLDLESNKLKDLGPKIFNNLSNLQYLDLKKNNLTVLPKELFIGLTSLHWLHLESNGLTKLEPDIFNDLSNLHKLSLNNNKLTSLPQGVFNGLKSLEKLYLQSNNLEKIEPDTFKNLSSLEELKINSNSLLLLPQDIFNGLNSLTWLDLNANRLAHLHSSTFNNLSNLEYLDIKNNYLRSIPEELFFGLKSLRWLNINYNQLESISPYTFFVLSKLWELKINNNNLTTLPPELFDELKLLNSLNLESNKLDYLEPNIFKKLTKLYKLNISRNSLAYLPHGIFDELKCLSHLSLDRNKLFILETDIFDSLSNLNELRINNNDLTSLPPRIFNGLKSLTILDLNSNKLTNLEAGTFNNLSNITYLDISKNNLILLPYGVFDGLKSLRHLNLSSNQLTYLEPYIFNHLTNLSELKLNENYLPIISQEIFNGLESLEELDLQSNKLTNIEPDTFSSLANLRELNLSQNNLTTLSPGVFNELKSLRQLNLQSNKLTSIEPNTFQHLSKLASLNISVNKLTHLSQEIFNGLENLIKLDLRSNKLTCLEANTFKNLFELQILHLQCNKLKFLSREIFTGLTSLIELNVQSNSLSGIDHDTFNNLYNLEVLFMSKNILRRLPNNIFNENTKLEYLSFHSNIISKPEPDFFSNLKTIP, encoded by the exons atgatgatgatgacgagaTCCATAATTATTGCAGTCTTGATAAATTGTCTAATTggg ggAGCATTGTCAACACGCTATTATGAATATCGTGATATAGTAAGTTATTGTTCAATAACTGAGGACCATGTTCTACCTGCCATATATTCCTTGCCTGATGATCAATCAATAGCTCGAa aACAAACATGCCATAAATACTTTTGTAATTCAAGTACTATTTATTATGAACCATATACTTGTAGTAGATACTTAAAACCCTTTCATCGTTTAAGTAGAAGAAATTTAACATCTCTTCCATCAGATATTTTCTATGGATTTGATAATGCAGGTGATGTGATTTTTAGTGAAAACAATTTGACAACTCTTGAACCTGATTTGTTTAGTAACCTGACTGAAATTGAATCTATATTCCtggatgataataaattaacgtctcttccaaaaaatatatttaagggATTGACAAAGCTAAAACGAgtgtcattaaaattaaataatctgaCACGTCTTGACTCAACTATTTTCAAAGACTTGATCAGCCTCGATGTTTTAGatctttcaaataataatttaacatatattCCACAATGTATATTTGATAGTTTGACAAAGCTAACATATTTGACATTGGAATCAAACAAGTTGACACATATCAAACCTGATTTATTCTATTACCTGGGTAatcttaaatatttacttctcaggaataataaattaacatatcTTCCACAACTA tttaaaaatttgtataagcTTGAAATTTTGCatttgcaaaataataatttaacatttcttTCACGAGAAATGTTTACAAGATTAACATCTTTAATTGGATTAAATGTTAGATCAAATACACTGATACATCTCGAGCTTgatacttttaataatttttacaatttacaaaGCTTAGATTTAAGTTATAATAACTTAACACATCttccaattgatatttttaataataataaagaactTGGAGATTTGTGTTTACAATCAAACAAGTTTAGTGAAATTAAACCTCAAGTTTTTAACAATTTGACTCAATTATATCAGctcaatattcaaaataatcaatt aaaaaataataacaaaatcatGGTTAACGTTGATGAGGATGTTGTATTAGAAGAACAAACAGCTGATGATGAAATGAGACCACTTGTTGATGAGTTAAAATTACAAGGTCAAGTTGCAGATGAACCATTTGATAATGACAAgcaatcaacaattaaaa cAACAGCATACAAAGAATACTTTTGTGATCCAACTTCGGTTTTTTATATGGAAAATGTTTGTTCTTCAACCAAAGCAATTgatatgagtaaaaaaaaattaacatcacTTCCAAAAAGAGTTTTTAATGGACTGGATTTACTCTGTGAATTAAATTTGGaattaaatcaattgacaCATCTTGTTGCCAATGTATTCACCAACTTGGTCAAtctaaatgaattaaaaatcaatgccAATGATTTACAATCACTTCCACAAGAATCATTCAATGGATTAAAATCACTACGTTGGTTGGATTTGGAATCAAATAAACTGAAAGATCTTGGgcctaaaattttcaataacttGTCAAATCTTCAATAtttagatttgaaaaaaaataatttgacagTTCTtccaaaagaattatttattggcTTGACATCACTACATTGGTTACACTTGGAATCAAATGGACTTACAAAGCTTGAACCTGATATATTCAATGATTTATCCAACCTCCACAAATTAagcttaaataataataaattaacatctcTTCCACAAGGTGTATTTAATGGATTGAAATCTTtagaaaaattgtatttacaaTCAAACAACCTGGAAAAAATTGAGCCTGATACCTTCAAAAATTTGTCCAGTCtcgaagaattaaaaattaatagtaacAGTTTATTATTACTTCCACAAGATATATTCAATGGATTAAATTCACTGACTTGGTTAGACTTGAATGCAAATCGACTGGCACATCTTCACTCTAGTACTTTCAATAACTTGTcaaatcttgaatatttagatatcaaaaataattatttaagatCTATTCCAGaggaattattttttggctTGAAATCTCTACGTtggttgaatataaattataatcaactGGAAAGTATTAGCCCTTATACATTCTTTGTCTTGTCCAAGCTCTgggaattaaaaataaataataataatttaacaactcTTCCACcagaattatttgatgaattgaAGCTGCTAAATTCGTTAAATTTAGAATCAAATAAACTGGATTATCTTGAGCCTAATATATTTAAGAAATTAACCAAGCTCTACAAATTAAACATCAGTCGTAACAGCTTGGCTTATCTACCACATGgtatatttgatgaattaaaatgtCTCAGTCATTTGTCATTGGACCGGAACAAACTTTTTATTCTTGAGACTGATATTTTTGATAGCTTGTCCAATCTCAACGAGTTGagaatcaataataatgatttaacatCACTTCCACCAAGAATATTCAATGGATTGAAATCTCTGACTATATTggatttaaattcaaacaaactaaCAAATCTTGAGGCTGGAACATTTAACAATTTGTCTAATATCACCTATTTAGATATcagcaaaaataatttaatacttcTTCCATATGGAGTTTTTGATGGATTAAAATCACTACGTCATTTAAATTTGTCGTCAAATCAATTGACATATCTCGAGCCTTATATTTTCAATCACTTGACCAATCTTTCTGAATTAAAactcaatgaaaattatttaccaatcATTTcacaagaaatatttaatggATTGGAATCTCTAGAAGAGCTGGATTTACAATCAAACAAGCTGACAAACATTGAGCCTGATACTTTTAGCAGCTTGGCCAATCTtagagaattaaatttaagtcaaaataatttaacaactcTTTCACCAGGAGTATTCAATGAATTGAAATCTTTAAGACAATTGAATTTACAATCAAACAAACTGACAAGTATTGAGCCAAATACTTTTCAACACTTGTCCAAACTGGCATCTTTAAATATcagtgttaataaattaacacatCTTTCACAAGAAATATTCAATGGATTGGAAAACCTGATAAAGTTGGATTTGAGATCCAATAAACTTACATGTCTTGAGGctaatacttttaaaaatttgtttgagcttcaaattttacatttgcaatgtaataaattaaaatttctttcacGAGAAATATTTACAGGATTAACAtctttaattgaattaaatgttCAATCAAATTCACTGTCAGGTATTGATCATGAtactttcaataatttatacaatttggAAGTATTATTTATGAGTAAAAATATCTTAAGACGTCttccaaataatatttttaatgaaaatacaaaacttGAATACTTGAGTTTTCACTCAAACATAATTAGTAAACCTGAGCCTgatttttttagcaatttaaAGACTATACCCTAG
- the LOC122850648 gene encoding insulin-like growth factor-binding protein complex acid labile subunit — protein sequence MMVDVDEDVVLEEHTDDEMRPLVDELKLQGQVADEPFDNDISKKQSTTEEIDMSKKKLTSLPKRVFNGLDLLCELNLESNQLTHLDANVFTNLVNLNELKINDNNLKSLPQELFNGLKSLRFLDLESNKLKDLEPKIFNNLSNLQYLDLKKNNLTVLPKELFIGLTSLHWLHLESNGLTSLEPDIFNDLSNLYKLSLNNNKLTSLPQGVFNGLKSLEKLYLQTNNLKKIEPDTFKNLSNLEELKINSNSLSSLPQDIFRGLNSLTWLDLESNQLEDLDSNIFIKLSIPEELFFGLTSLRWLNINYNQLESIRPYTFFALSKLWELKINNNNLTTLPQELFDGLELLNSLNLESNELDYLEPNIFNTLSKLYKLNISRNSLAYLPHGIFDELKCLSHLSLGWNKLIIIETDIFDSLPNLNELRMNNNNLTYLPPRIFTRLESLTILDLHSNKLLSLEAETFNNLSNIIYLDISNNNLTYLPPGVFDGLKSLRRLNLSLNQLDHLKPNIFNDLTNLYELKLNGNYLTILSQEIFNGLESLEELDLQSNKLTNIEPDTFSSLANLKELDLSQNNLTTLSPGVFNELKSLRQLNLQSNKLTSIVPNTFQHLSKLASLNISVNKLTHLSQEIFNGLENLINLDLGSNELTCLEAHTFKNFISFR from the exons atgatgGTTGACGTTGATGAGGATGTTGTGTTAGAAGAACATACAGATGATGAAATGAGACCActtgttgatgaattaaaattacaaggtCAAGTTGCAGATGAACCATTTGATAATGACATATCTAAAAAGCAATCGACAACTGAAG AAATTgatatgagtaaaaaaaaattaacatcacTTCCAAAAAGAGTTTTCAATGGACTGGATTTACTTTGTGAATTGAATTTGGAATCAAATCAATTGACACATCTTGATGCCAATGTATTCACCAACTTGGTCAATctcaatgaattaaaaatcaatgacaacaatttaaaatccCTTCCTCAAGAATTATTCAATGGATTAAAATCATTACGTTTTTTGGATTTGGAATCAAATAAACTGAAAGATCTTGAgcctaaaatttttaataacttgtcAAATCTTCAATAtttagatttgaaaaaaaataatttaacagttCTTCCAAAAGAATTATTCATTGGCTTGACATCATTACATTGGTTACACTTGGAATCAAATGGACTTACAAGTCTTGAACCTGATATATTCAATGATTTATCCAACCTCTACAAACTAagcttaaataataataaattaacatctcTTCCACAAGGTGTATTTAATGGATTGAAatctttagaaaaattatatttacaaacaaaCAACCTGAAAAAGATTGAGCCTGATACCTTTAAAAATTTGTCCAAtcttgaagaattaaaaattaatagtaacAGTTTATCGTCACTTCCACAAGATATATTCAGAGGATTAAATTCACTGACTTGGTTAGACTTGGAATCAAATCAACTGGAAGATCTTGACTCtaacattttcattaaatt atCTATTCCAGaggaattattttttggctTGACATCACTACGTtggttgaatataaattataatcaactGGAAAGTATTCGCCCTTACACATTCTTTGCCTTGTCCAAGCTCTgggaattaaaaataaataataataatttaacaactcTTCCACAAGAATTATTTGATGGATTAGAGCTGCTAAATTCGTTAAATTTAGAATCAAATGAACTCGATTATCTTGAGCCTAATATCTTTAACACATTATCCAAGCTCTACAAATTAAACATCAGTCGTAACAGCTTGGCTTATCTACCACATGgtatatttgatgaattaaaatgtCTGAGTCATTTGTCATTGGGCTGGAACAAACTGATTATTATTGAGACTGATATTTTTGATAGCTTGCCCAATCTCAATGAATTgagaatgaataataataatttaacatatctTCCACCAAGAATATTCACTCGATTGGAATCTCTAACTATATTGGATTTACATTCAAACAAACTACTAAGTCTTGAGGCTGAAACATTTAACAATTTGTCCAATATCATCTATTTAGATAtcagcaataataatttaacatatctTCCACCTGGAGTTTTTGATGGATTGAAATCACTACGTCGTCtaaatttgtcattaaatCAATTGGATCATCTCAAgcctaatattttcaatgacttGACCAATCTTTATGAATTAAAACTCAatggtaattatttaacaatccTTTcacaagaaatatttaatggATTGGAATCTCTAGAAGAGCTGGATTTACAATCAAACAAGCTGACAAACATTGAGCCTGATACTTTTAGCAGCTTGGCCAATCTTAAAGAATTAGATTtaagtcaaaataatttaacaactcTTTCACCAGGAGTATTTAATGAATTGAAATCTTTaagacaattaaatttacaatcaaaCAAACTGACAAGTATTGTGCCAAATACTTTTCAACACTTGTCCAAACTGGCATCTTTAAATATcagtgttaataaattaacacatCTTTCACAAGAAATATTCAATGGATTGGAAAACCTGATAAACTTGGATTTGGGATCCAATGAACTTACATGTCTTGAGGCtcatacttttaaaaattt